The Helicobacter fennelliae nucleotide sequence TTTGGTGCGCGCAGGATATATCCATCAAATCGGAAGCGGAATCTATAATTTTTTGCCTCTTGGCAAAATCGTGCTTGATAAAATCATTGAAGTTGTCAAAACCCGAATGAATGAAGCCAACGCACAGCATATCACTATGGGGTTTGTGATCCCAGCAGAATTATGGAAAAACTCCGGAAGGTATGAAAAATATGGCAAAGAATTATTGCGATTTCAAGATCGGAAAAATAACGAATTTGTGCTAGGACCAACACACGAAGAAACCATAACTGAAATCATCAAAGCATTTGTCAAATCCTACAAACAACTTCCACTCAATCTCTATCAAATCCACTTAAAATTTAGAGATGAATTACGCCCTCGGTTTGGACTTATGAGAGGAAGAGAATTTATTATGAAAGATGCATATAGCTTTCATAGCAGTGTGGAGGATTTGGATAGAGAGTTTGAGCTTATGCGCCAAACATATATCAAGATTTTACAGGATTTAGAGCTTGATTTTAGAATCGTTGATGCAGATTCTGGGGCGATTGGCGGAAGTGGAAGCAAGGAGTTTATGGTGCTTGCTGATTGCGGTGAGGATACAATTGTAATGTGTGAGGAATGTCAATATGCTGCAAATATCGAGGCGGCAAATCGCCAAAAACGAACCCCGCCAGCTCCGCCGATAATGCCACCAAAAGCGGATTTTGCGCTATTTAGCACGCCAAATGTAACGACTATTCAAAAGCTGTGTGAATTTTTTCATATCCACGCGTATTGGACGATAAAAGCTGTGGTCAAAAAAATCATTCTTGATTCTAATAAGCAAGATTTTGGAGTGTTTTTCTTGCGCGGTGATGATAGTTTGGAGGAGACAAAAGCACTCAATGCGTTAAATGCAAATGGTATGCAAGCCATTGAACTTCAAGAAGCAAGCGCGCAAGAAATAGAGCAAATAGGCTTGATACCTGGATTTATCGGCGCGTATGCACTAAGATCAATCATCGGGGATCGCCCGATTATTTTTGATATTGACTTACAAGATGAGGCTGATTTAATATGTGGAGCAAATCAAATTAATCATCATTTTGTCGGCGTGGATTTAAGCACTTTTGAGAATCTCATTTACGCAGACATTAGCACAATCAATCAAAACGATAAATGCGCACATTGCGGAGGTAATCTCATCTACAAAAAAGGCATTGAAGTTGGGCATATTTTTAAGCTAGGCGATCGCTACTCAAAAGCCCTTAATGCGGAGTTTTTAGACGAAAATGGTAAAAGCAAGCCATTTATTATGGGCTGTTATGGGATTGGGATCACGCGCTTAATGCCAGCTATCTTGGAGCAAAAAGCCGATGAAAAAGGCTGTATATGGGGCAAAGCAAGCACGCCATTTTTGATTCATATCATTATCTCAAATACCAAAGACAAAGAGCAAAGCGACTTTGGGCTGTGGCTCTATAATACACTTCAAAGCAAAAATATTCAAGTGCTTTGTGATGATAGAGATTTGCGATTTGGAGCAAAGATAGCAGATTTTGAACTCATCGGAAGCTCGTATTGTGTGGTGGTTGGTAAAGAGTTGCAATCACAAAAAATAGAATGGATTAACCGCCAGAATCTGCACAAAAAAGAGTTCTCCACTCACAACATCATAGAATCTATTTTGCGCGAGCTTGATAATGCGGATTAGCACATTATTAATTGTTGGTTATATCGCGATTGAAGTGCTTGGCTTTAGCCTTGTGGTGAGTGATTTTGGGTTTGTGGCTTTGGTGCTTGAGATTATTGGTAGTGCGTGTCTTGGATTTTGGCTTTTATTGCGAGGTGATATAGGGTTTTCACGACTTATCAATACCATAACTAGCGTCAATGCAAGCGATATTTTTAGCGGATTTCTTTCAACCTATATGTATTATATCGGGGCGATTTTGCTGATTCTGCCCGGAATCTTTAGCGATAGTATTGGCGTGATTTTGCTTATTTGCAGCCTCATCATACAGCCCAAACAAGCCCAAAATAGCCACACCCAAAACAACTACACTCAAAATAATCATTCAGCACCAAAAAATAGCGCAAGCACAGAAGATGATGAGATTATTGATGTTGAAATAATCCAAAAAGAGGACAAATCATGAAGCAAATCATCATAGGAACTCGCGGAAGCCCTCTTGCGCTTTGGCAAGCCAAACATATCCAAGAAAGACTCAAAAACGAATTAGATATAGATTCTGCATTAAAAATCATCAAAACCAAAGGCGACAAAATCCTTGATGTCCCGCTTGCCAAAATAGGCGGAAAAGGGCTTTTCACAAAAGAGCTAGAAGAAATGCTACTCTCAAAAGAAATCGATATTGCCGTGCATTCACTCAAAGATGTGCCGATACAATTTATCAGCGATCTTGGGCTTGCTTGCATCACAAAAAGAGAAGATCCCAGAGATTGCTTTGTAAGCCATATTTATCCATCATTGCAATCCCTGCCACACAAAGCCAAAATCGGCACGACTTCATTGCGCCGATCAATGCAACTAAAAGCCATTAGAGCGG carries:
- a CDS encoding FxsA family protein — protein: MRISTLLIVGYIAIEVLGFSLVVSDFGFVALVLEIIGSACLGFWLLLRGDIGFSRLINTITSVNASDIFSGFLSTYMYYIGAILLILPGIFSDSIGVILLICSLIIQPKQAQNSHTQNNYTQNNHSAPKNSASTEDDEIIDVEIIQKEDKS
- a CDS encoding proline--tRNA ligase, with amino-acid sequence MLFSKTLIPTSKENPKDAVLKSHQFLVRAGYIHQIGSGIYNFLPLGKIVLDKIIEVVKTRMNEANAQHITMGFVIPAELWKNSGRYEKYGKELLRFQDRKNNEFVLGPTHEETITEIIKAFVKSYKQLPLNLYQIHLKFRDELRPRFGLMRGREFIMKDAYSFHSSVEDLDREFELMRQTYIKILQDLELDFRIVDADSGAIGGSGSKEFMVLADCGEDTIVMCEECQYAANIEAANRQKRTPPAPPIMPPKADFALFSTPNVTTIQKLCEFFHIHAYWTIKAVVKKIILDSNKQDFGVFFLRGDDSLEETKALNALNANGMQAIELQEASAQEIEQIGLIPGFIGAYALRSIIGDRPIIFDIDLQDEADLICGANQINHHFVGVDLSTFENLIYADISTINQNDKCAHCGGNLIYKKGIEVGHIFKLGDRYSKALNAEFLDENGKSKPFIMGCYGIGITRLMPAILEQKADEKGCIWGKASTPFLIHIIISNTKDKEQSDFGLWLYNTLQSKNIQVLCDDRDLRFGAKIADFELIGSSYCVVVGKELQSQKIEWINRQNLHKKEFSTHNIIESILRELDNAD